One region of Macadamia integrifolia cultivar HAES 741 chromosome 11, SCU_Mint_v3, whole genome shotgun sequence genomic DNA includes:
- the LOC122092870 gene encoding LOW QUALITY PROTEIN: disease resistance protein RUN1-like (The sequence of the model RefSeq protein was modified relative to this genomic sequence to represent the inferred CDS: substituted 1 base at 1 genomic stop codon), producing the protein MYDGIVRTLSNVRKLSDKLFIYLLFYTDDMLTVTKDRNEVNRLKEQLSSKFEMKDLGATRKIVGMEIKRDRKAGKLXLSQQKYTEKVLNRFGMKDAKPVSTPLAFHFRFSIALSPKTNEEVEYMSRVSYSSAVGSIMYAMVCTHLDISQVASVVSRYLSCPGKAHWETVKWILRYLKGTSGVCLEFGRNGDSLSNYVDSDYAGDFDKRSSLIGYVFTLEGNTVSWKATLQATVALSTTEAEYMTVIEAIKKAIWLRGLLGELGMDHGVTFVYCDNQSVIHLTKDSLYHKRTKHINVRNCNFMADWASSSSSAASTTGSSTYDVFLSFRDEDTRNNFSSFLYLALKKKGINVFMDYEKLPTGEAIRPSLIRAIEGSKFLIPVVSEGYVRSKWCLQEFTQIVQCHRSNNQKVLPIFFNVEPRHVRDKTGSFEEALLGHEKKAEPHIIKSWRKTLGLMGEADMDESKLVELVVEWALRETSRIFLTDDKYFIGLDSRVNDLVSLLNIGVKDVQFIGICGIGGIGKTTIVKALHNHIVNNFHRSCFIANIREEASRPNGLVSLQKRLIYNISKRKVHGQILGVNSGKELIKGRLQVENVLLILDDVDHPSQLDALAIDQNWFGQESRIIITTRDETILNVANVDKDKIYWPKELDDDQSLQLFSWHVFQKVTPLEEYRELSCALAIYSRGLPLALEVLGSYLLDERSKEVWKNRIQQFREIAPEEIYERLKISYDTLEDDYERAIFLDATCFFNGWEKEDVISFWEACGYYLRSAIHKLIKRSLLKFDYNKDDGYYLRINNHIRDMERKIVLEESFIEPGKRSRLWSHGEVLAVLEGNKGFQKLKVLNLSKCEALSKSPDFSWFPCLERLDLGWTSLDKLDESIEKLSQLKIPILEFCYSLKELPHSIGDLKALVKLDLCRTNIKELPYNICKLSSLEVLTLNNCISFKKLPESIDDLKSLVKLDLSHTKLKELLGLPLSLVELYCEECPSLVRLRDLSTLKNLRILCLSGCINLEEIPGLEGTESLQNLDARRCYNLTRTQGEKIHGQGILFADKSQSDNCYSLIANDEIYNKRLILCVVLGFSSDRKDHQKLEQGHLVFIDLDISTCIRHKDERTECQHTMRIEDVEYNTNRDIIYIHHFQGFDWFRIPLLDKDAIEILHIRQSMGSYIVDGFLVKCRVKFWKTLLVNKEPHQVKRDRYSSAIMVADFFWFHDDDAGGESFRRLNWLA; encoded by the exons aaagctctctgataaATTATTCATATATTTGCTGTTTTATACTGATGATATGTTGACTGTAACAAAAGACAGAAATGAGGTCaacaggttgaaggaacaattaagttctaaatttgagatgaaagatttgggggcaacAAGGAAGATcgttggtatggagatcaagagggatagaaaagcaggaaAGCTATAGTTATCCCAAcagaagtacactgagaaggtattgaatcgttttggcatgaaagatgccaaacctgtaagtACTCCTCTTGCCTTTCATTTTAGATTTTCAattgctctatcacctaagacaaatgaagaggtggagtacatgtcacgtgtttcatactctagtgcagttggctctattatgtatgctatggtttgcactcatCTTGACATTTCACAAGTTGCTAGTGTGGTGAgtagatatttgtcatgtccaggtaaagctcattgggaaacagtgaagtggatacttaggtacttgaaagggacctctggtgtttgtttggagtttgggaggaatggtgatagtttatctaattatgttgattcagattatgcaggtgatttTGACAAAAGGAGCTCACTCataggctatgtatttactcttgaaGGAAATAcagttagttggaaagctactttacaggctacagttgcattatctactactgaagcagagtatatgacAGTGATTGAGGCAATTAAaaaagctatttggcttagaggtttgttgggagaactcggcatggatcatggggtgactttTGTCTATTGTGATAACCAGAGTgttattcacttgactaaagattcgTTGTATCATAAGAGGACGAAGCACATtaatgttcg CAACTGCAATTTCATGGCGGATTGGgcttcctcatcctcctccGCTGCCTCTACAACTGGATCCTCTACTTACGATGTGTTTCTCAGCTTTAGGGACGAAGATACTCGCAATaacttctcctcttttctataCTTAGCTCTCAAAAAGAAGGGAATCAATGTCTTTATGGATTATGAAAAACTGCCGACTGGAGAAGCCATTCGCCCTTCCCTTATTAGAGCCATCGAGGGTTCCAAATTCTTGATTCCTGTCGTCTCTGAAGGTTATGTGAGGAGCAAATGGTGTCTGCAGGAGTTTACTCAGATAGTTCAATGCCACAGATCCAACAATCAAAAGGTCCTGCCAATATTCTTCAATGTTGAGCCAAGGCACGTTCGGGATAAGACCGGAAGTTTTGAAGAAGCGTTACTAGGACATGAGAAGAAAGCCGAGCCCCATATCATAAAGAGTTGGAGGAAAACTTTGGGACTGATGGGAGAAGCGGATAT GGACGAATCAAAGCTAGTTGAGCTCGTTGTTGAGTGGGCTTTAAGAGAAACAAGCCGCATTTTCTTGACTGATGATAAATACTTTATTGGATTAGATTCCCGTGTAAATGATCTGGTATCTTTACTAAATATTGGTGTCAAAGATGTTCAATTTATTGGAATATGTGGCATAGGTGGTATTGGGAAGACAACTATTGTTAAGGCTCTTCACAATCACATCGTCAACAACTTTCATCGGAGCTGCTTTATTGCAAACATTAGAGAAGAAGCATCAAGGCCAAATGGATTAGTATCTTTACAGAAGAGACTTATCTATAATATCTCCAAAAGAAAAGTTCATGGTCAAATACTGGGTGTTAATAGTGGAAAAGAATTGATAAAAGGAAGACTTCAAGTAGAAAATGTTCTTCTTATTCTAGATGATGTGGATCACCCTTCCCAACTCGATGCTTTGGCTATTGATCAAAATTGGTTTGGTCAAGAAAGTAGGATCATAATAACGACAAGAGATGAGACTATTCTAAATGTGGCTAATGTTGATAAAGATAAAATATATTGGCCTAAAGAATTGGATGATGaccaatctcttcaactattcAGTTGGCATGTCTTTCAAAAAGTCACACCTTTAGAAGAGTATAGGGAGCTTTCATGTGCTTTGGCAATCTATTCAAGAGGTTTGCCTTTGGCTCTAGAGGTGTTGGGTTCCTATCTATTGGATGAAAGAAGCAAGGAAGTGTGGAAAAATAGAATACAACAATTTAGAGAAATTGCTCCTGAAGAGATTTACGAAAGACTGAAGATAAGCTATGATACTCTAGAAGATGATTATGAGAGAGCCATATTTCTTGATGCTACATGTTTTTTCAATggatgggagaaagaagatgtgATTTCCTTTTGGGAAGCTTGTGGCTATTATCTTAGATCAGCAATACACAAACTAATTAAAAGGTCCCTTCTAAAATTTGATTATAATAAGGATGATGGCTACTACTTGAGGATAAATAATCATATTCGAGatatggaaaggaaaattgTCTTAGAAGAAAGCTTTATAGAGCCAGGCAAGCGAAGTAGGTTGTGGTCTCATGGCGAAGTCTTGGCAGTATTAGAGGGAAACAAG GGGTTCCAAAAGTTGAAGGTCCTCAATCTTAGTAAATGTGAAGCTCTATCTAAGTCCCCAGACTTTTCATGGTTTCCTTGCTTGGAGCGACTAGATCTTGGATGGACATCCTTGGATAAGTTAGACGAATCCATCGAGAAATTGAGTCAGCTCAAAATTCCAATTCTTGAATTCTGTTACTCATTAAAGGAGTTACCCCATTCCATCGGTGATCTAAAAGCTCTGGTCAAGCTTGACTTATGTAGAACAAATATAAAAGAACTCCCATACAACATTTGCAAGTTAAGTTCTCTCGAAGTGCTTACTCTCAATAATTGCATATCATTCAAAAAATTACCTGAATCCATTGATGATCTAAAATCTCTAGTTAAGCTTGACTTATCTCATACAAAATTGAAAGAACTCCTGGGGCTTCCCTTAAGTTTAGTTGAACTTTATTGCGAAGAGTGCCCATCATTGGTACGACTACGAGATTTGTCAACATTGAAAAATTTGAGGATATTATGTCTTAGCGGGTGCATAAATCTGGAGGAGATTCCAGGCCTTGAGGGAACAGAATCTTTGCAAAATTTGGACGCGAGAAGATGTTATAACTTGACACGTACTCAAGGGGAGAAGATACATGGCCAG GGAATACTTTTTGCCGACAAGTCACAGAGTGATAATTGTTATTCCTTGATTGCAAATGATGAGATCTATAATAAGCGGTTAATTTTGTGTGTTGTTTTGGGATTTTCCTCAGACCGCAAGGACCATCAGAAATTGGAACAGGGTCACCTAGTATTCATTGATTTAGATATTAGTACTTGCATCCGCCATAAAGATGAAAGAACCGAATGTCAGCATACGATGAGAATTGAAGACGTTGAGTATAATACTAATAGAGATATAATCTATATTCACCATTTCCAAGGTTTTGATTGGTTCAGGATTCCGTTGCTCGATAAAGATGCTATTGAGATTTTACATATTCGTCAATCCATGGGATCTTACATCGTTGATGGTTTTCTGGTGAAATGTAGAGTAAAATTCTGGAAAACTTTGTTGGTGAACAAGGAACCTCACCAGGTAAAGCGTGATCGATATTCGAGTGCCATAATGGTAGCAGATTTCTTTTGGTTCCATGACGATGATGCTGGTGGAGAAAGTTTCAGGAGATTAAAttggctagcatag